The Manis javanica isolate MJ-LG chromosome 4, MJ_LKY, whole genome shotgun sequence genome contains a region encoding:
- the TMEM39B gene encoding transmembrane protein 39B isoform X2, with product MQICRRGGSARQIPGTGLQRLVLSRPPSPPTYCPQELRRRNGERRGEEMGGRRGPNRTSYCRNPLCEPVSSGGSGGGHTSSASVTSVRSRTRSSSGTGLSSPPLATQTVVPLQHCKIPELPVQASILFELQLFFCQLIALFVHYINIYKTVWWYPPSHPPSHTSLNFHLIDFNLLMVTTIVLGRRFIGSVVKEASQRGKVSLFRSILLFLTRFTVLTATGWSLCRSLIHLCRTYSFLNLLFLCYPFGMYIPFLQLNCDLRKTNLFSHMASMGPREAVSGLVRSRDYLLTLRETWKQHTRQLYGPDAMPTHACCLSPSLIRSEVEFLKMDFNWRMKEVLVSSMLSAYYVAFVPVWFVKNTHYYDKRWSCELFLLVSISTSVILMQHLLPANYCDLLHKAAAHLGCWQKVDPALCSNVLQHPWTEECMWPQGVLVKHSKNVYKAVGHYNVAVPSDVSHFRFHFFFSKPLRILNILLLLEGAVIVYQLYSLMSSEKWHQTISLALILFSNYYAFFKLLRDRLVLGKAYSYSASPQRDLDHRFS from the exons ATGCAAATTTGCCGGCGAGGCGGGAGCGCGCGGCAGATACCCGGGACTGGGCTGCAGCGGTTAGTCCTCTCCCGGCCGCCGTCGCCTCCGACATATTGCCCGCAGGAGCTGCGGCGGCGAAACGGAGAGCGCCGGGGGGAGGAGATGG GAGGACGAAGAGGTCCCAACAGGACATCCTACTGTCGAAATCCGCTCTGTGAGCCAGTGTCCTCAGGGGGCTCTGGTGGGGGCCACACATCCAGTGCATCGGTCACCAGTGTCCGTTCCCGCACCAG gagcagTTCTGGGACGGGCCTCTCCAGCCCCCCACTGGCCACCCAGACGGTCGTGCCCCTACAGCACTGCAAGATCCCTGAGCTGCCAGTCCAGGCCAGCATTCTGTTTGAGTTGCAGCTCTTCTTCTGCCAGCTCATAGCCCTCTTCGTCCACTACATCAACATCTACAAGACAGTGTGGTGGTATCCGCCCTCTCACCCGCCCTCCCATACCTCCCTG AATTTCCACCTGATTGACTTCAACTTGCTGATGGTGACCACCATTGTCCTGGGCCGCCGCTTCATTGGGTCCGTCGTGAAGGAG GCTTCTCAGAGAGGAAAGGTCTCCCTCTTTCGCTCCATCCTGCTGTTCCTCACCCGCTTCACAGTTCTCACGGCAACAGGCTGGAGTCTGTGCCGCTCCCTCATCCATCTCTGCAGAACCTACTCCTTCCTGAACCTCCTGTTCCTCTGCTATCC GTTTGGGATGTACATTCCGTTCCTGCAGCTGAACTGTGACCTGCGCAAAACAAACCTTTTCAGCCACATGGCCTCCATGGGTCCCCGGGAGGCAGTGAGTGGCCTGGTACGGAGCCGGGACTACCTACTGACACTGCGGGAGACGTGGAAGCAGCACACACGGCAGCTGTATGGCCCAGATGCCATGCCCACACATGCCTGCTGCCTGTCGCCCAGCCTCATCCGCAGCGAGGTAGAGTTCCTCAAAATGGACTTCAACTGGCGCATGAAGGAAGTGCTGGTCAGCTCCATGCTGAGTGCCTATTATGTGGCCTTTGTGCCTGTCTGGTTTGTGAAG AACACACATTACTATGACAAGCGCTGGTCCTGCGAGCTCTTCCTGCTGGTGTCCATCAGCACCTCAGTGATCCTCATGCAGCATCTGCTGCCTGCCAACTACTGTGACCTACTGCACAAGGCAGCTGCCCATCTGGGCTGCTGGCAGAAGGTGGACCCAGCGCTGTGCTCCAACGTGCTGCAGCACCC GTGGACTGAAGAATGCATGTGGCCACAGGGCGTGCTGGTGAAGCACAGCAAGAATGTCTACAAAGCAGTGGGCCACTACAATGTGGCTGTCCCCTCTGATGTCTCCCACTTCCGGTTCCAC TTCTTTTTCAGCAAACCCCTGCGGATCCTCAACATCCTGCTGCTGCTGGAGGGTGCCGTCATTGTCTACCAGCTGTACTCCTTAATGTCCTCTGAAAAGTGGCACCAGACCATCTCACTGGCGCTCATCCTCTTCAGCAACTACTATGCCTTCTTCAAGCTACTGCGGGACCGCCTGGTGTTGGGCAAGGCCTACTCGTATTCAGCCAGCCCCCAGAGGGACCTGGATCACCGGTTCTCCTGA
- the TMEM39B gene encoding transmembrane protein 39B isoform X1, producing the protein MGGRRGPNRTSYCRNPLCEPVSSGGSGGGHTSSASVTSVRSRTRSSSGTGLSSPPLATQTVVPLQHCKIPELPVQASILFELQLFFCQLIALFVHYINIYKTVWWYPPSHPPSHTSLNFHLIDFNLLMVTTIVLGRRFIGSVVKEASQRGKVSLFRSILLFLTRFTVLTATGWSLCRSLIHLCRTYSFLNLLFLCYPFGMYIPFLQLNCDLRKTNLFSHMASMGPREAVSGLVRSRDYLLTLRETWKQHTRQLYGPDAMPTHACCLSPSLIRSEVEFLKMDFNWRMKEVLVSSMLSAYYVAFVPVWFVKNTHYYDKRWSCELFLLVSISTSVILMQHLLPANYCDLLHKAAAHLGCWQKVDPALCSNVLQHPTGGYGSLFSTSGWNLTLSRWTEECMWPQGVLVKHSKNVYKAVGHYNVAVPSDVSHFRFHFFFSKPLRILNILLLLEGAVIVYQLYSLMSSEKWHQTISLALILFSNYYAFFKLLRDRLVLGKAYSYSASPQRDLDHRFS; encoded by the exons ATGG GAGGACGAAGAGGTCCCAACAGGACATCCTACTGTCGAAATCCGCTCTGTGAGCCAGTGTCCTCAGGGGGCTCTGGTGGGGGCCACACATCCAGTGCATCGGTCACCAGTGTCCGTTCCCGCACCAG gagcagTTCTGGGACGGGCCTCTCCAGCCCCCCACTGGCCACCCAGACGGTCGTGCCCCTACAGCACTGCAAGATCCCTGAGCTGCCAGTCCAGGCCAGCATTCTGTTTGAGTTGCAGCTCTTCTTCTGCCAGCTCATAGCCCTCTTCGTCCACTACATCAACATCTACAAGACAGTGTGGTGGTATCCGCCCTCTCACCCGCCCTCCCATACCTCCCTG AATTTCCACCTGATTGACTTCAACTTGCTGATGGTGACCACCATTGTCCTGGGCCGCCGCTTCATTGGGTCCGTCGTGAAGGAG GCTTCTCAGAGAGGAAAGGTCTCCCTCTTTCGCTCCATCCTGCTGTTCCTCACCCGCTTCACAGTTCTCACGGCAACAGGCTGGAGTCTGTGCCGCTCCCTCATCCATCTCTGCAGAACCTACTCCTTCCTGAACCTCCTGTTCCTCTGCTATCC GTTTGGGATGTACATTCCGTTCCTGCAGCTGAACTGTGACCTGCGCAAAACAAACCTTTTCAGCCACATGGCCTCCATGGGTCCCCGGGAGGCAGTGAGTGGCCTGGTACGGAGCCGGGACTACCTACTGACACTGCGGGAGACGTGGAAGCAGCACACACGGCAGCTGTATGGCCCAGATGCCATGCCCACACATGCCTGCTGCCTGTCGCCCAGCCTCATCCGCAGCGAGGTAGAGTTCCTCAAAATGGACTTCAACTGGCGCATGAAGGAAGTGCTGGTCAGCTCCATGCTGAGTGCCTATTATGTGGCCTTTGTGCCTGTCTGGTTTGTGAAG AACACACATTACTATGACAAGCGCTGGTCCTGCGAGCTCTTCCTGCTGGTGTCCATCAGCACCTCAGTGATCCTCATGCAGCATCTGCTGCCTGCCAACTACTGTGACCTACTGCACAAGGCAGCTGCCCATCTGGGCTGCTGGCAGAAGGTGGACCCAGCGCTGTGCTCCAACGTGCTGCAGCACCC aacaggtggatatggatccctgttttccacaagtggctggaatctcactctctccag GTGGACTGAAGAATGCATGTGGCCACAGGGCGTGCTGGTGAAGCACAGCAAGAATGTCTACAAAGCAGTGGGCCACTACAATGTGGCTGTCCCCTCTGATGTCTCCCACTTCCGGTTCCAC TTCTTTTTCAGCAAACCCCTGCGGATCCTCAACATCCTGCTGCTGCTGGAGGGTGCCGTCATTGTCTACCAGCTGTACTCCTTAATGTCCTCTGAAAAGTGGCACCAGACCATCTCACTGGCGCTCATCCTCTTCAGCAACTACTATGCCTTCTTCAAGCTACTGCGGGACCGCCTGGTGTTGGGCAAGGCCTACTCGTATTCAGCCAGCCCCCAGAGGGACCTGGATCACCGGTTCTCCTGA